A window of Thermoproteus sp. genomic DNA:
GAGGACGGGCAGTCCTATCATTAATATGCGGCCGTAATACCTAGCAACGAACTCCCTTATCCCCAGAGTTCTTGAGAACGCGCCTATGAATAGGGCTTGGCCTGCGGCGCCTATGACTATTGCGCTTGCTATAAAGTAGAGCGCCATATGGGGGCCGTACCAGCCGGGGACTGCCGCCACATTGCCGAACACCTGTCCTAAGTTGCTATGGAGTACGACGGTAACCACCAGCACGGCCAGCGCTATGCCGAGCTCTAACGACTTCATGGCTTTAAGTCTCTGGCTCACTTCACTCCTTATGAAGTATATGAGCTCGATCAGTAAGGTCAATGCGAACAACATGTAGAGAGTAGCCATCCAGGTTATGCCGGAGCGATATTGGAAGAATAGAGAGAACCCGCCCTGCGTGTGTATAAATATATTTACGGCGGACAGCGGGCTCCTCAAATCCAGCAGTATCATTATCCAGGCCGGCACTATTGTTATCAACGAGAACCAGACGCCTAGCTTTATTATCTTCTCGTACTCTTTGTTGGGGCCGGCGTAGCCAAATACTGTGTAGATCGAGTTGACTATGCTAGAGCCTGTCGCCATGAGCGCAAAATAGACGTATCCGGGCACCAAGAGGCCCCACGGAATCTCCTCGGCCGTTCTGCCCAAATAGCCCAGCCACGCCAACGCCGACCCTACCACTAGTAGGAGTACCGCCACGACTAGAGGGGCGAGCCTCATGGCCCTACCACCACGTAGTATTTGGGATTAGTGCCCATGTTTTCTAGGAGCTTGATATACCTCGACTCGGCGAGGCGTCTCGATATCGACGAGTTGGGGTCGTCCAAATCGCCGAAGTCGCGGGCTCCCGCGGGGCAGGAGGCCACACAGACGGGGGCCTCTCCTCTCGATATCCTCCTCTGGCACTCCTCACCCATACATTTGACGGGGGCCCATATGTATTCATTGAACCAACGGGCGTCGTAGGGACATGCCACCATGCAGTACCTACAGCCTATACAGAGGTCGTAGTTTATCTTTACGAGCCCGTTGGAGTCCTTGTAGGACGCGCCCGTGGGGCATACAGTCACGCAAGGCGGGTTCTCGCAGTGTTGGCACTGTATTAGGTACAACATGGGCCTCTGCCCCTCGGCTAGCTCTATCCTCCTTATGTTCGTCCTAATCCACCTCCACGACACATTAGGCGTAGTAGATGAGTCGTAATTAGCGGCATTACATGCAGCGATGCAAGCGCCGCAGGATATACACCTAGACTGGTCCCAGAGGAAGGCCAGACGGGTCATAGCCTAACTCTCACTACGGAGTTCGTCCCTGCTATTCCTATCACTGGAGCCACATATCCCTTGGTGAACCATTGAGGATTCACGCCGGAGCGCAAGAAGTCGTAGTCGCTATTTATAAGCGCAGAGGTGTGACCTCCCGCAAACGCATATGCGAACAAGACCCCTGGCCTCACTCTATTTGTCACCTTTATGCAGGTCTTCGTCGAGAAGCCGTTATCTACACCTTCTAGCACTACGACATCTCCGTCCTTGACGCCGAGGCGCTCTGCATCTATTGGATTCATCCAGACGCACCTCTCAGTTAAATACTTCGAGTTGTAGGTAAAGATGAAGTGGCCGGACACGTTCTGGTCTTTGCCTGTGATGAGATAGAATTCGTTGGGCGCCTTGGGCTGGCTGTAGGCCGGCGGAGGGGTCCAGTCCGGTAGAGGGTCGAGGCCATAGTTCAGAGCAGTCAGTGAGTATATTTCCACAAGCCCTGTCGGCGTTGACAACTTGGACTTATAGGGCCTGGACTCATACGTCTTCTTCTTCAACAGATAGTAACCCTTAGTCTTCAGCGTAGCGTCTAATTCTTCTTTAGATATATTCCATGCCTTAGATAAATATGTCAAGATCCTATCATATAGTTGCTCTTCGAACTGCTCGAATTGGGTATAATCGGCATATTTATCGGTATAACCTATTAGGGCGGCCTTATCGGGCCAAGCCCTCCTCACGAGTTCCAGCAATACCCAGAGGCCGCTACGGGCATCAACTCCAGGGGGCGGATCCAACACTTTACTGGAATAGATCACCGCAGCGTCTAGAGTCCAGGGAGCAGAGGTGACTTCGCTCCTCTCTAGGAACATAAGGTCGGGGAACACATAGTCGGACCAATCCACGTGGTCTTGCGGGAATATGTCGATAGTGATAACCAAGTCGAGCTTCTGGAGGGCTTCCTTCAGCTTCTGGGTGTTGACGTCCCTATGGAAGGGGGCAGTGCCCACTATTATTAACGCCCTTATGGGGTATGGCTGGCCTGTCAGCACGGCGTCCAGCAATGCGTCGAACGAGCTGACCGCTAGCGGGTACTTAATTAGATCTACCCTCTTGGCGCTGAGCGGCGGCAACGATACGCCGAATATCGTGTCGACTCTATCCGCACCGATAGTACAAGAGTTGGGGAATTTTGCGGATTCTTGGAAACACAAGCCGCCGCGTTTATCTATATTACCCACCAACGCGTTTAAGATCAGTATGGCACGATAGAATTCGAAGTCGTTTCCGTTCCGGGCCGAATACCATCCATCTTCAACTACTCCCCGCCGGGTGGCGAACTCTTTCGCTATACGCGAGATCGTATCTGCAGGTACGCCAGTAATTTCAGCCGCCTTGTCGGGCGGATACTTCGCAACTCTCTCCGCTAGGAGCTTAAAAGCGGTCTTGACGTGTACGGTGCCTGCTGGCGTCTCGACATCCCCCTCGTAGTCCAGTACTGGGTCTGCCGCAGAGCCCAGGGGCTGTAGTCCGTTGGAAGCCGCGTCGAAGACCAGATATGCCGAGCCCGCCTGCCCTAAGTCTTTTTGGGTTAACGGCTTGCCGTCGGGCTTTATCAACATAGGCGCATTTGTGTACTTCTTCAGGAACTGCCCGTCATAGAGACCCTCGTTAATTATGACATACATCAGAGATAATAGAAATGCGGCATCTGTACCCGGGATTATAGGGACCCATTCGACGGACGAGAAGGCTATGTTCGGCGCCCTCGGGTCCACCACTACTATTTTGGCGCCCGCCGTCCTGGCTCCCGCCAAGGCACGAACGGAGCCCATGGCCGCGTCCATATTTCTGCCCACCAATATGAGGTAGCTTAGATTGGCGTAGTCCGGGTCCACCGTCGGCGGCCCTCCGGCACCTAGCACCAGCTGTCTAGCTGCTGTCGACGCGCCGTGGCAAGTCCCCTCTTGGCCTATGACGTTAGGAGTTCCTATGAGGGATGCTATTAGTGGTAAGTGCCAAGATAGATAGTCATGTCTCGTAAACGCTATAGCTTGAGGCCCGTACTTATCGGCTATTTCTTTCAGTTTAGCGGCGGCCTCGTTCAAGGCCGTATCCCAATCCACCTCTTGGAACTTCCCCTCGCCCCTATTGCCTACCCTCTTGAGGGGCCTCTTCAGCCTCAAGGGGTGGCTCCACATCTGTAATGCCGAAGCAGGCCGGGCGCACATGCCCGGTTGCGGGTGGTCGGGATTAGGGACTATGTACATCGTGTCTCCATCTTTAACGAAATAGAGGCCGCAATGGGAGCCGCAGGCGCTACAGTATATCGGTATATAAGTGGCTGAGGGGGGACTGCTAGTAGTGCTAGTCGCGGTTGAGGTCTGTGAGATTGTTATTTTTATTATCGGTGTGCTTAATGCAGACAGTATGCCGATAGTAGCGCCGAGTTTTACCAGTTCTCTTCTGCTAATTTTTTGAGACAACACAGTATGGTGATTGTACAGAAATAAATACAACGCGGGACGTGCAATTTTTTCTTACACGGACGTGTGGAATAGGCAATTGTTAATTAATCTGCGTTAGGTAGCGATATGCGCGATAAGCTGGTGCTCTTGGCGGTAGTCTTAGGGGCTGTAGTATACGTGTACTATACCTATACGCATTTCGCCCATCTACAGGGCTATATATCCGACGAGACGTGGTACCCACCAGCGGCCTACAACATCCTGAAGTACGTCTTCCACTACAACGCCACGATGTATGTACCCTACCCAAACGCCTCAGACATAGCGACTTATCTCAACTTGGAGCACCCGCCCCTAGCCAAATACATAATGGCCCTCTCCATAGCGGCGCTAGGCTATAGGGAGCTGGCTTGGCGCCTGCCGGGCTGGATATTGGGGGGAGCCGCGGTAGTCCTGGCCTACCTGACGGGCAGGAAGCTCCTAGAGGGCAGAAGCTACGCCGGACTCGCCGGCATACTCTCGGCTGTGCTCCTAGCCATAGACCCCAACTTCTGGGTTATGCACGGCATAGCCATGTTGGACGCCTACGCCGGCTTTTTCTCCCTATTGGCCCTATACCTGTTGGTCTCGGAGAGGAGGCTCGAGTCGTCTATAGCTTTAGGCCTGGCGTTTGCGACCAAGGAGTCTACCTTCTTTTTAGTGTTCCCCTACCTCTACTACATAGGCGAGCTCGAAGAGAAGCCCCTCAAGAGACTACTCTACGCCGTCTTGATACCACTTGTAATTTACGTTGTGCTCTCGGCGCCTTTAATTGCGTATTTAGGCATATACAATTGGCTCCAAAACGGGCCCCTCCACATGATGAGTTGGGACGTCACCTCGGGCCACATAGTGGGCGCGGGCGTGGAGAGCCAGATATCGACGCCTTGGGGCTGGTTCCTAAACATACATCCGTTCTACCTCGGCCAGAACCTCTACGCCAAGACCAACGCGGCGGTTATGATCTTATGGGCGGTCCTCACTGCGGCCCTCTGGAAGCTTAGAGACAAAAGGCTGGCGATCGCCGCTGCCTTCCCCTGGTCCGTATGGGCGGGTTTCGTCGTGGTTTACGCCCTTGGCAACCACACCCTCTTTAGCTTCTATGTCTCCGACTTTAGTCCTATGGTCGACGTCTTCGTGGCGTCTGTGCTAGTCGCCGCGTTTGCAACGTGGGAAGAGGCAGGAGGGGCAAGGCGCCGCTTGAAGGCAACAACTTAGTCGGATCTGTGGGTTTGGCTAACGAATGGCTCTTATGTACCTGTGCTCGCCGCTTACCGCCTCGAGGCTTATAGATTTGGGTTCAGGTAGCAGGAATACAGTGAAGGGTATGCCGAGGAGACTAACTGCCGCCAACATCTGGAGGAGATGCGGCAGGCCTATTGTGGCGAGTAGAGACGGGAAGAACAGGGTAGATATTGCTGCTCCGAGCTTCCCGGCGGCCGACGAAATGCCGTGGCCTGTCGCCCTGTAGCGAGTCGGATACACCTCAGCAGGCAGTACGAAGGTAGTGGTGTTGGGGCCGAAGTTTATGAAGAAGTAGCTGAGGGAATAAACTGCAAGCACTGCGGCGGCCGGCGCCGCGAAATTAGAGCCGGCGATCATGAGAGATGCGGCTAGATATATGGCTGTCATGGCCGCAAAGCCTATATTCTGTATGGGCTTCCTGCCGAGTCTATCCAACAGGAAGGCCGCGGTGAAATAGCCCGGAAAGCCTACGAGGTAGGGGATCCCCTGATGCAACACCTCTTGGAATAAGCTCTTGGCGGGGCCCACTATGGAGGACACCACCATGCCGGAATAGACGCCGGTGCCGTAGAGGGCCACGTCCATGAGGAACCACGGCACTGTAGTCCCCAAGAGGACCCTCCAGTAGTGCGACAAGAAGTCGCGTAGGCCTATCTCCTCGGCCTTGACTTGAGTTCTTATATCTACGCCGAAGAGGCTCGCCGCCTTTCTGGCCTCCTCCACATCGCCTCTGACCAGCAAGGCGAAACGAGGAGTTTCCGGTATCTTCCTCCTGAGGTATATCACAGTAGCCGCAGGTATCGCGCCTACGCCCAACATGACCCTCCAAGCCAGCTCTGGGGGCAGGAGGGCTATGGACGCGAGGGCGACGCCCACTGAGGCCAAAATGCCGAAGCCCTGGTTGGCGAAGACCAGAGCCACGAGCTTCCCCCTATCCCTCACGTTGGAGTACTCCGACATTATGGTGGCAGATATGGGGTAGTCGCCCCCTATGCCGAAACCCAAAAAAGTCCTGGCGGCGATTAGCCACAAGAGGTTAGGCGCAAGGGCGCTAAGAATAGCGCCAAAGGTCAATATGGCCGCCTCCACGCCGTAGAGGTACTTCCTGCCGAGTCTATCGCCGAGAAGACCGAAGAGGATCTGCCCCACTATGGTGGCCCAAAGCGCAGCGGAGCCCAATAGGCCCTTCCAGAAGGCCGCCTCGGGGCTTGCGCCGTAGAGCTCCATAAAGCCCGGCACCGGGTAGGAGCTCAACACGACGAGGACAGCGCCTATTACGAACAAGTCGTACGCATCCGTGAAAAACCCGGCGCCGGAGAGGTACCAAATCTTTAAATGGGTCCATGTGAGCTTAAGCCTATCGAGAGGCTCAAAGGGCGCGGCGGCGCCTTGTTGAGAGCCCATATGCCGATAGGCTCATATGTAATTAAGTACCATGCTAAAACATGCTTAAACATATAGCTCTAACGAGATATATTATCAAGAAATATTGTTATATATCATCTTCATAAATTTTAAATAAAGAATAATTTTAATGAAAAATAATAGAACATGAAAATAATGTTAGGTGAATAGGAGAGCAATATATTTATAGAGGAGATGAGGTCGATACGTGTCTGTGGTACAGGAACTCAAAGAGTACATGTTGAAGCAGACCAAGCTCGATAGGATAATCCGTTGGGGCATAAAGTGGTCCATGTGGCCTGTCCACCTCGTCACCTCTTGTTGCGGCGTTGAGGTAGCCCATACCTCTGCGCCGGTTTTTGACGCCGAGCGCTGGGGCGTCCTGCCCTTCAACACCATGAGGCAGACCAATGTGATATTGGTAGAGGGGACCATAACGAGGAAGATGGCCAAAGTCCTCAAGTGGGTCTACGAACAGATGCCAGAGCCCAAGTTCGTGTTGGCCATGGGCGCCTGCGCCATCAGGGGAGGCCTCTTCTGGAATTCATACCACGTAGTGCAGGTCGATACGGTAGTGCCCGTCGACGCGTACATACCGGGCTGCCCGCCGACGCCCGAGGCCGTAATTAGGGCCTTCTTCATGGTCGGAAACAAGATATTGGGCAAGCCCGGCCCCGAGGTCAAGCCTGTCAAAGTCGACTTGACGCCCTATCTGCCTCAGCCCAAGCCCGCCGCCAAGCCGGCCGCAAAGCCCGCCGCCCCGGCGCCCGCCCCCAAGCCCGCCGCAACGGCGCAGGCCCCTGCGTGAATATGTCCGCCAAACTCCCGCCTAAATGCCCGCCGCAGGCCGACCATCCGCTTCTGCCTAAATTGAAGGAGGCTCTAGGCGGCTTGATTTTGACCTACGGCGTGTCTAAAGACGGCCACCTCTGCATCATGGTGCCCGCCGACAAGATAAGGGAGGTCGCCCAAAAGCTGAAGGAGTTGGGCTTCGACCAAGCGCTGTCGGTAAGCGCCATGGACTACATGGAGGAAAAGAAGTTCGTCATGCTCTACACCTTCCTCTCCTACCTAAACCCCGAGCTCAAGAGCTACCTCCTCAACGTGAGGGCCGAAGTGCCGAGAGACAACCCCCACATAGCCTCTATAGCCGACATATTCCCGTCGGCCGACTACGACGAGAGGGAATGCCACGAGATGTTCGGCATATGGTTCGACGGAAATCCCAATATGGGCAAGCGGTTCCTGTTGGACCCCGACTGTTGTATTGACGAGAAGACGGGGAAGCCGCTATATCCCCTAAGGCGCGACTTCAAGGTGCCTGACTGGGGCCTTTTCGGCTAGTCGCTCGGCAAAGTTGCAGTTAATCACATCGCGCCTCCTCAAGCTAGTCTCTCTAAATAAAGTATCATATGCCGTCTAGCGCCAACTAGGCCTCTTCCGACCTATAGCTTAGGCGACGCGACAGGCCAGAAGTTCGTTGGGGGCGCTTCGACGCGGACCTCAGCGACTTTCCCCTCTGTACCAACTAGACGCGCCCTCCCCCACATACGGCCTCCTGCCTGTCGCCCCTCGACAACGCCGGCCTCCTATCGCTTACGTCCGCAGGCGAGATGTGGTATGCAATCAGAGCGAGCTCTACATTTGGCCAAGTCGAAAAGGTCTGTTAAATATACGATCCCGATAAAAGACCTTTAAACATGTGTACACATACTATTAGTGATCCGCGATATCGTGCAAATATTAGATTCATTCACAGCGACGAGGGCAAGAAAGCCAGAGAGGACGACCCCTACGTTTAGAGCCGTCGGCCTTGGGCCCTTCGACGAGTTCGAAATAAGGCTGAGGCCCCTCACGGTACTAATAGGAAAAAATTCGGTGGGAAAAAGCCTGGCGATGACGGCAATGTGGCTCTTAGCCTCTGCCAGACCAGAGGGCCCCCTAGCCGATGACAATTTTGTGAGGAAATTTGCCGAGAGGCGGGACGAAACGACTCTACGCGACTTGATCATCCATGCGGCTTATAACTACCTAAAAGCGATAGCCGAGGGCGTTTACAAGGCCTCGCGTGAAATCACGGCTCTAAGAGGCTCGCGGCTTGAAATAACCGGCGCTACGGGTAGAAAGCTCGAAATAGAAGTCGCCGAGAAGGAAGCCCTAATCCGCAGAGACGACATAACTCCAATTTTCGCCCAAGTAGAGGTAATTAAAGACGGCTCTAAATTTAGAGTAAGTTATGGCTACAGTATCGATATAACTACGGAGTCTCTGGTTGACGTCGTCGCAGGCGTCACGTTGTTTGTCCACTTGGTGTACCATCTCGAACTATATCCCTGGCATGGACTATATCTGCCTCCCTTCACAGCGCCCCACTTCTTGGTCGACGGCCGGTCTGGATTAATTAGGGCGGCCAGGCCGTGGGCAAGGCTCGAGCTCGGCTTTGTAGACATCGAATATCTGAGGAGTTACTATATGCTATCTGAAGAAGCGCGCTCGTTAAAGCCGAGCGAAGTGTTTCAAGGCTTCCTCAAAGAGCTGGGCGTAGAGAAGGTAGAGGCTGTCGTCGAAAGCGGCTACGTCCGGCTATATGTAGAGCTGTGGAATGGAGTAAAGATGCCTATTGAAAGAGCGCCGTCTGGCATAAGGGAGGCCCTGTTGCCCGCCATCGCCCTAGAGGCGTGGCCCAACGTGCTGTTTATTGAAGAGCCGGAGGCGCACCTCCATCCGGCGGCCATCGTCAAATTCGCAGAGCTCCTCGCACACTCGGTGAACAGAGGCGACAGATGGGTTGTCCTCTCCACACATAGCGACTTCCTGCTGTCTAAGCTCGATAATTTAGTAAAAGCCTCGATATTGGACAAAGACAAGCTAAGAAAGTTGGGCCTCTCAGAGACGTCAGTCCTTCCGCGTGAGAAGATCGCCGTCTATTTGGTGAAAGCCGATAGAGAGCGCAAGAGGTCTACTGTCGAGGAGTTGCCGGTCGACGAAGAGGGGATCTCAGAATATGAATTTAGCAAAGTCTCTGAAGAGCTCCTAAACGAATCGAGCGACATCACTCTATTAAGGACCTAAGTAATGACATGTAAAGTCATCGATAGGAGCTGTGAAGAGTTTAGCCTAGACAAAATTGCTGAAGAAATGGGGTATACAGGCAAAAGAGCTGACGTGATGTGTATATGTGGACCCTTGGCTGTAATAATTGAAGAAACCAGCGGCAAGGCGAAGAGGGAAGACATAGATAAATTATTGGCGTTAATCGAGTTTTTAAGAAATGTAAGCATACTGCCGTCTCAAGTCGACCAAATTGTGTGTATATTACACCACAAAAGGGGAGCTGACAAAGGAGTGTATTACAACATGGAGAAGGTCAGGAGAGGCGGCAAGTGCGTGCCGTACTCCGCCAATTGCAACAACAGCTTAGTTGCGATATTACAAAAAGTGCGGGAGTTGCTTAGATAACGATCGACGTATCAGCCAGCGCTATCTCCCTCCCGCTTGTCGCCTTTAGTTGCGGCCATCGCTCCTCCCCTAAGCCGCGTCTTTTGTGCATCGACGTATATGAACTCTACGGTCTCTTCTACAGACAGCCTCTCCAAGCGCGCCTGGGCGCCTCCTCTTTATGGGGGTCTGCGTGGTCTTGGAGGCTTTCCCGTGGGCCTATGGTCTAGACTCGATCGAGATCAAGAGGGGCTTCCACACCTCTTTCACCTCTAGGTCCCACCACGCCGCTATATCTCTCGCCAGCTTCTCGACGATATATCCCGGAGCCTCGATGTGGCCCACACGGCCCTCGCCCATAAACGAGAGGCGGGAATACACAGGAGAGCTCTCCACCAACAACGCCTTGACCTCGCCCCTCCGGGCCACGCTGGAGATCTTGCCGAGACACCTAGTCGAAATCCTCTCGTCGTCTATCTCGAAAATCCTCACGTAGCCGCAAGACCACTCGAAAAGCGCGACGAGCGCCGAGACTCCGGCGGCGGACCCCAAAACGGCATAGAGGGGCTCCGGCCCGCTCGATAGGAACGAGGCGAGAGCCGCCAGGATGCCTAGAGATGCGGCTATCGAGTAGTAGTCCAGAAACCTATATCGCTTCTCCACATACGAGCCCCGCTAGGTCGTTATATTATTTACGCCATGTGCCCCACAGAGCCGAAACCTCTAGTTCAAAATGCAAAAAATGCACTATGCGCCTCGCATATAAATGCCGACGTCGTGAAGGCCGATGTACAGATGCTATATATGCGGGAGGAGCGACACGGCGCTGTTGGAGGGATATGTGAAGGGAGTAGGCGCGGTCCTCCTATGTCCCGACTGTTGGCGCAAGCTGGCTGAAGAGAACAAACTGCTGTCGGGGGCAAGCGGCGGTTGCAACTGTTAAGGCCGGTTAAAGGTTTTTAGGCAAGGCCCCTCAGCACATGTGGACGTCGTCTTGACCAAGCCGTGGCGCGACTTGAAGTCATACGTGGAGTTGAGGAGGGCTGAGGCCGAAGTCGAGCTGAGGCTCGCCTTGGTCCTCGTTAAAGAGGGTTATCTTAGAAATGGGGCGGGGAAGCTCTTCCAAGCGTTTAAGTCCTATTTGGCCGCGCTGGCGGGGGGAGAGGAGGGAGGAGCTAAAGGGGAGGTGGAAAGACGTGGACAGAATAATCGCCTATATGCCCACGAGGGCTGTGAGGGAGGTGGCGGCGGCGCTGGGGCTCGAGAAGGAGGGCTACGTGGCCCTGGCCCTACACCAGTATCAATACAACGGCCCCGACCCGGAGGGGGTCACGTCTCTATATCCCAATAGGGAGGCCGCCCTGAGGGACTTCTGCTGGCTGGCCCGGAGGATGTCGGAATTGCTCAAGTTAGAGGGGGCGGCGCCCATCGTGGAGGTGTGCGGCTCCTACGGGTTGTAGGGCACCGCGCCGAGGCCCGGCAGGCCCGATATGTAAATTCCGGCGGCCAGTAGCGCCAAGAGCAGAGCCACGCCGACGTAATCGACTGCGGTCATCTTCATCTCGCGGTAGTACGTCCTGCGCCGGCTGGCCCTAAAGCCCCTTATCTCAGCCGCTATGGCTATCTGCACTGCGTCCTTTATGGTGAGTATCACTATAGTCAGCAACGCCAACAGGACGTATTTTATGCTGTCGCCTAACGCCATTAACGCCGCTATGGGGTTCCTAGTCCTCGGCCTGAAGTCGACGCCTCTGGCCTTCAAGGCGTTAAGGGTAGTCATGGAGGCCTCGAGGACCTTGGGCACCGACGAGACCGCAAGGAGCAAGGCGAATCCGAGCTCTATGGGGAGCCCCGATTTCTCTAGAGAGGTCAATATGTCGGAGGGCTGTGTGGTAAATACGAGCAGTAGCCCCGACGCGATTGCCGCCACAGACCTAAAAGTTATCTGTAGGCCGTAGATAAAGCCTTCCCAAGTCAGCCCTACTGGGTTCTTGACGTAGCCGAGATAGGGCACGTAGGCGGTGCCGTTGGCGGTGGTGATGCCCAAAGAGGAGAGGGCCGGAGGGAAGGCATATATGAAGTGGACCTCGCCGAAGTCGTAGACCAAATAGCTATAGGGCGCGATCATGCTTTGGACCCACGCCGTGCCTATAAACGAGGCCAAGACCAAGGGGACCACTATCTTCATCTTCTCGCGCACATTCGCCGTGAAGGCGTAAAGCGCCATCACGGCCGCGAACAGTATGGCCGATATCCACCAGACAGTCATCGCCGCGACGGTCGTGACGACTATCGAGAGCAGTATCTTGACCCTGGGGTCCAGCCTGTATAGGAAGGACTTGCCCCCCGCGTATCTGAAAAGCGACATGTAGCCCCTAAAGCCTATGAGCTTGAAAATTAGATAGATTACCAGAGCGGGCCCCCAGAGGAGGTACACTATCGCTATGGCCCAATTGACCGCAGGGTTGTACAATATAGAGCCCAGATCCATCGACATGTAATCCGCCATTTATTTAAATCAGTTTGATATTCCCATGAGGCGCGTAGCCGTAATAATTTCGATCGTAGTGGTGGTAGCCGTTGTGGTGTTGTTGGCGCTCTACTATTCAGGCGGCCGCACGCCGGCGGCTGTACAGAGCGGCGCGAAGATATACGTAGCGTCGCCCGCCTTCGCCAACGGCTCGACCATCCCGGCCCAGTACACTTGCGACGGGCCCGACGTATCGCCACAACTCGAATGGAGTGGAGTGCCTAAAGGGGCCAAGTCGCTCCTAGTTGTGATGGTAGACCCAGACGCGCCGGGCGGCCAGTTCATCCACTGGGTCCTATACAACGTGCCTCCCAACGCCACGGGCCTTCCACAGGACGTGCCGAAGGCCCCGTCGACGCCATACGGGCTACAGGCCGTAAACGACTTCGGCCGGATCGGCTATGGGGGTCCCTGCCCCCCGCCGGGCCCGCCCCATAGGTACATAATAGCCGTTTACGCCCTAGACACGACGTTGAGCCTTCCCCCCGGCGCGCCCGCCCGGCAGGTGCTCGACGCCGCGGAGCCCCACATAATTGCGTCCGGCTATATCGTTGGTCTCTACGGGCGCTAGAGGCGTACTCTCACCCGCTTGGCGCTGGCCGCCAGCTTGCCGAAGCTCTTGGCCACATAGTAGACTTGCGGCGGGTCTACGCCCCACTCCCTATGCCTTTCCGCC
This region includes:
- a CDS encoding AAA family ATPase; the protein is MIRDIVQILDSFTATRARKPERTTPTFRAVGLGPFDEFEIRLRPLTVLIGKNSVGKSLAMTAMWLLASARPEGPLADDNFVRKFAERRDETTLRDLIIHAAYNYLKAIAEGVYKASREITALRGSRLEITGATGRKLEIEVAEKEALIRRDDITPIFAQVEVIKDGSKFRVSYGYSIDITTESLVDVVAGVTLFVHLVYHLELYPWHGLYLPPFTAPHFLVDGRSGLIRAARPWARLELGFVDIEYLRSYYMLSEEARSLKPSEVFQGFLKELGVEKVEAVVESGYVRLYVELWNGVKMPIERAPSGIREALLPAIALEAWPNVLFIEEPEAHLHPAAIVKFAELLAHSVNRGDRWVVLSTHSDFLLSKLDNLVKASILDKDKLRKLGLSETSVLPREKIAVYLVKADRERKRSTVEELPVDEEGISEYEFSKVSEELLNESSDITLLRT
- a CDS encoding energy-coupling factor transporter transmembrane component T; its protein translation is MSMDLGSILYNPAVNWAIAIVYLLWGPALVIYLIFKLIGFRGYMSLFRYAGGKSFLYRLDPRVKILLSIVVTTVAAMTVWWISAILFAAVMALYAFTANVREKMKIVVPLVLASFIGTAWVQSMIAPYSYLVYDFGEVHFIYAFPPALSSLGITTANGTAYVPYLGYVKNPVGLTWEGFIYGLQITFRSVAAIASGLLLVFTTQPSDILTSLEKSGLPIELGFALLLAVSSVPKVLEASMTTLNALKARGVDFRPRTRNPIAALMALGDSIKYVLLALLTIVILTIKDAVQIAIAAEIRGFRASRRRTYYREMKMTAVDYVGVALLLALLAAGIYISGLPGLGAVPYNP
- a CDS encoding YbhB/YbcL family Raf kinase inhibitor-like protein, coding for MRRVAVIISIVVVVAVVVLLALYYSGGRTPAAVQSGAKIYVASPAFANGSTIPAQYTCDGPDVSPQLEWSGVPKGAKSLLVVMVDPDAPGGQFIHWVLYNVPPNATGLPQDVPKAPSTPYGLQAVNDFGRIGYGGPCPPPGPPHRYIIAVYALDTTLSLPPGAPARQVLDAAEPHIIASGYIVGLYGR